CAGCAGCTTCCTGGTGTCAGCGTCTGGCTGAACCTCCAGAGGCCATTTCGGCTCAAAGATCTTTGAGTTTCTTCAGTTATAGAgaatcaatccatccatccatccatccatccatccatccatccagactCAGAGTAGTGAAGTCCAGATATCTGTTCCCcacatcttcctccagctcgtcTGGGTGGACCCCAAGTGGGCCCTATATCAACCCAAAGATATAGACTTTCCAGTGAGTCCTGATTCCTTTTCCCAGTCAGACATGCCTGGTAACCTCTGATTGGAGGAGACTGGGGGACATCCTCATCAGATGAACCACCTCCATGGCTACTCAGTGTGGAGCTCGACTTTGAGTCTCTCCCAGATGGCTGATCTCATGCTGTCATTCTTTCAGTCACAACCCTATAGGTGAGGGTCGGGATGGAGACTGACTGGTAGACAGAGGTAGACAGCTCTTCTTCACCATAACAGTCCGATATACTGACTATAATTTCATCATCTCTCCTCCCATCACTAGTGGTAAGACTCCAAGATACCAAACCACTGTATGGACTCAGGGACTCTTCCACAAACCAATGACTGTGAACACAGTTCATACAGAAATCCAAAATGACAAGATAGGGCTGGATCATATGGTGGGGAGACACATTTCAACATATACTCTATCTTTTCTGGACTGAAGCACATCAGAAGTCATATGCATCAACAAATAAGATTTGGGGACCAGAGCAACCATATGGCCTGGTATGAGTCAAACAAGAGCAGCTCCAGCCCTCCATCAAACATGATGGAAATATCAGAGATTCACAATCTGGTTTCCTGAATTCCTGTTCACGCTGCTGGAAGGAAACTTCCCAACTTCACTGAGATGGTGAAAAACATGAGGTAATGGGGTTATGTTAGTAACCTGTCACATGGCCTCCTCGTGTCCAGGTGATTGTCATAAAAAGATGATCATTAAAACCCCCACACACGTGCGTGCATGCAGGAGCACCCGACACTCCATCTCATTGTGACGGAACGTGACGTAATGCTCGTGCGCGTGCGAAATTATCGTGTTGATCGATCGAACAGCTGATTACGTCAGGTGATTGGTTTGTCTAACCATGCCTACGGGGGGGACGTCGCATACCGCGGATCGATCACCGTGCCTTGTCATACATCAACCCATCAGCTTcgctcaaaaaaaacaaaatcagtatTGGGCCGATCAGACTCACCGCAAGCAGCTCCGCTCGGGTGTCCGGTCCGAGATGCTCCTCCGTCAGCGAACACCGAGTTGGCTCATCCACATCACCGGGAACAGACGCTCTCTCCTCCTGCACGGTCGTCGGAACACTTCGGCTTCAGTCGTCTCTCGGAACACTTCGGCTTCAGTCGTCTCTCGGAAAACTTCGGCTTCTGTCGTCTCTCGGAATACTTCGGCTTCTGTCGTGTCCCGCATTCTACTCGGACCTCTTCGGCTCCAGACTGAACGGACCAGCAGGGCGTTTCAAGGATTAAAGATGACATCCAAATTCCAAAAAACTCAGATaatatgtaataaaatgtgtgtttgcttaTGTGCtctattttcttattttcaaacttttttcagtgatacattttgtctttattataaATTTCTATTTTGGTGAGCTATTTAGAAGTCATAGATAGGAGGGATGACAAAATTTGTGTTCAACTTTGAGCTCACATTGACTTCACTGCCaattataatatatatatatatatatatatatatatatatatatatatatatatatatatatatatatacacacacacacatacatatatatatacatatacatatatatatatatatatatatatatatatatatatatatatatatatatatatatatatatatatgtacagtatatttCTGTTTCAACATATTTCACTTCAAGTccttgtgttttgatttttgtggCAAACTTTTCATTAAATGTTTGTTCAACTCTTCAATGgcatttgaatacatttttctttaatttaaactCTAAAGTTAAATGAAAGGTCATACACATACCAAGATTTTCTTTTAATATCAAATCTCATAATGATAATGTATTATTGATCATATTAATCTGTTGCAAATCGattgttttcatgttcattGCTGTTTGACATCAACACTATGAGCTGTATAAATATAATCCAAAAAGAAACCAGGCTAAGCTTCTTTTATTATTcaactttcaaaacataaaaactcttaaaaacaaacacgttTCTTCTGAAAATCAAAGAGGAAACATTCATGTCACActccataaaaataaaaaatagaaatagagtatttctggggttttttttggtagAAGTTTGCAGGCCATcagagaaatacaaaaaaaacctaaaatactTTCTTACAGATTCGGTCTGAATAGAATTGGTTCATTCACATGTTTTTGTACAGAGATTCTACATTCTGAAACTAAAACCAGAGCTAGAGGAAGTGTTCGGAACGCCTGCTTCTGTCACAGTCTCTCACATTCAAACTCCGAGCCGGTCTCAAAGCGGGGTGGCTCATCGATGTAGAACACCTCGTTGACGTTTGGGTGTGGTGTGGAGACTGGGCTGCATATCGCCATTTCTGAGGGCGGGGCCGGGTAGGGCTGGTACTCAGGAGAGTACTTCTTCTCACTGAAGTTCAGTGGGACTTTGAGCCTGGCTTGTCGGCCGTCGGCCTTGGGCTTGAACCGCTTCAGCTTCACGGTTTCTTTGGCATCGCGGGTGCATGGCAGCAGCACCGCCACATCTTTACGGAACTTGGAGCTCAGTCCGAAATAGATGAGCGGGTTGTAGAAGCTGGCAGACTTTGCGAACAGGCGAGTGAAGATACTTGTCAGGTTCGGCACATGGAAGCCACAAGCTGACCACATGGAGACCACGGCGTACGGAGACCAGGCCAGGATGAAGGCAGTACAAATTACTATGGACAcctgaaagacacaaacagcAATACAAAGTCTTCACTGAACATCCTGCCAGCACTGGAACTACCTTTGTTACTGGAAACTGTGACACTAGAAACAGTCTCCAGTACTGTAAGCTTCTCCTGATGCTGCAAGCTGCCTCTGACACTGGTAATACCTCCAGTACTGCACTGTGCATTGCCGTTTCAGGTCGCAATTTTGTACTATTTCATGATTTGATGATTCTGGTCTTGTGTGGTGATCGATTGACACATTCTGGTCATGAATACTCACAATGGTGACATCCCTTTCAATTTTCCTCTGGCGGTCGGTCAGGTCGCCCTCTGCTGACAAAGCATTTCCTCGCTTTACCGTGTTGATGATGGACACGTAGCAGAAGAGCATGATGAGGACAGGCACGAAGAAGCAGAAGACGAAGATGGAGATTATGTAGGATCTGTAGACGCTGGAGTAGTTGGCTTTGGCCCAATCAATCTCACAGGTCCCGTATCCCcgatctgaggaggaggaatgtCACCAGTCTTTAACAGTTTTAGCTTTACAGCTTTACAGAACAGTAGATTCAGCAGCATTCGTAGACAACAACTGTAACAGTTTTACTGCATTGGAGTTACTACTTTCACTGTTCCATTGTTAACTCTTCTCttgtttttactatttatttGCACAGATTTTTTTCCTATCGTTGGTCCAGTGCCATGGAGATTTTAACAATATGAGCGCAGTGTCCTCTGTTGGGTCCCTAAGTTCCAAATGGTTCTGCAAGCATAAAGTCCCTCAATCTTGAGCCATTTCATTCCCAACCCAAGACTTCTAGATCAGGGTAACAGAGGATCCCCTACAGTTTCTTTGGTGTTATCTTTGATTTGTCTCGGTAAAAGTGCTTTGAGATAACTGTGTTGTATTGAATTTAACAGCGTTGGAATTGATGATGTTATGTGTGCATGATTTAGTGATCTGACATGTAATCATGTCATATTTGATTATTTCACGGTGTGATGTGATATGAGTTGTACCTGTGTAACTTCCCCAGCCGAAAAGAGGCGCCCCAGACCAGAAACCAGCCGCGATCCAGATCAGcaacaaacacaccaacacactgctcTTGCTGATGTGAcgtgctgaaacacacacccacagacacacagagtaTAAGCACACACAGGTCCatagactcacacacacacatgctcacgagcacacacactgtcacgTGGAGGGTGTCTCACCCTGGCTTGGGTGGCATCCTTTAATGAAGCGTGTGATGCTGATTACTGTCAGCGTGTTGATGCTGCTCAGACCGAACACCAGTGTGAAGAAGCCGTCTACCTGCAGAAACCAAGCCACACATCGCAAGTGAGGCTCCCAATAAATCCCAGTCTCAGGTGTGTCGTCGATGCAACAAAGATCAGGCATGTCTCAGTTTTATAGTAAAGGTCTGTTTCAGGTTTGTCTGAGGTGCTCTCAGATACAGAACATTACAGGTCATTTGAAAGTGGCCGTACTGTCAGTACCTCACAGGTCCAGATAGAGGAAATGAGGTAGCCGCTGTCTTGGAAAACGTTGAAAATCTCAATGATTCCTCTGGAGTAGCCAAATACTGAGATACTGGCATCAGAGATGGCCAGGTTGAAGGTCAGGTAGTCAGTGGGCTGCAGCGACGCTCTCTGTCTgtacaggatgaagaggacaaTGCTGTTTCCGAACCAGGACATCCATCCTGCAGACAAAGCCCACGGGTCCAACATCAGGAACATTtgaattcatccatcttctctctTGCTTATTATGCATtgtgccaaatacaacacaagcGTAGGAGACAGTGTAAAGGAttaactcccttttaacagggagaaacctgtagaaccagactcagagctgGAGACTGTAGTGTGGGTGAAAGGTGTCTTTAGGTTGGAATAGTGGTAACAAAAAGCTGGAATAATAAGTGTTAAAAACATGgtctggtgttgttgttgtgtagcAGCTGTGATGCAGTCCTGTAGTGTttgtgtagtctgggtgtagtgcAGGTGTTGTAATGTACTCACCCAGCAGAAGCAGGTACACTCCGATGATGGTCTCTCCCTGGTCGGACAGAGGAGGGTCTCGGCCTCCTCCCAGAATGAAGCTGTGGTTCCTCCAGAGGGCACTGCCTGGTGCAGTGCCGGTCCCTGACATGCTCTCTgcctcccagtgtgtgtgtgtttgtgtgtgtgtgtgtgtgttcgtgtgtggaTCTGCTGTGTATCTGTGTAGAGCCGCTGTTTGTCTGCGTGGGACTGCTGTCtgttgtgtgtctgcgtgcTTCCCGTCTGTTAATCTGAGGTAAATATAGAAGCTGATCCTCTGAGATCAGCAGCAGGCATCAAACCAGCACCTGCAGAGGTCATAGGTCATTCTCTGAACtaagctctgattggctgatatCCTTTGTAGAATAGCTTCATTCACTTTAGTACCGTACTGGTCTGTTTTATGAGGTCTGATTGGGCCAATGGGAGACTCATTCATCAAAAGAAGACTGAGATCACTTTAAAATCTCACCTGCTGGTATTCATGAAGCACCTATTCAGTGTTATTTCTATTGCGTCAAATACAACACAGAATCTGAGACTGCTTTACTACTTCTCAGAAAACTGACCTTCATGAGACTGATGCTGAGACCACTGCTCTCCATCGGAACCTGAAATGACCTAAGCATGAAGTGGATTATTTCTATGAATCttattttttctgctttaatctCTTCCCAGATGCTGTATAGTCAGTAAATTCAAATTCAGTAATTGTTCAGTATTGTTACTCGATCTCTTTATCATGTGAAAGAACAAGGCTATGAGTAAAGTGACTGTTTATTTGCATGTAATAACAATgttagtaataataataataatgataataataataataataataataataataataataataataataataatgttgaaATTGCCTTTGACCATATAAGGAAAGCCGGCGCCGTAAAAGGAAACGCGTTCTTTATATGGAGGAAAGTAGTTCCGGCGTATGGCTTTGAAAATGGTTAGCTCTGGCATCATTGAGAAAGACTTCCATAAACATCTCACATTTATGACCTTAAAACCACCAATTTTTCGTTTTCGATAGAAAGTGCACTCTTCGAAGGTTGCAGCGTTTTGCACGCAGCGTGTAACTTGGGGTTGTATTTCATCGCGGATGCAGCGGGTCGTACTTGGGGCGGATTGATCTCGGGGGCTGGACCTCGCTGTGAAAACAACTTGAAGTTAATTTAGGTGATTTCTCGATTTCTCATCAAACTTATCGACCCGATACAGATCGATCCCCGAGGCCCGGTGACGGCCCGCAGCGGAGCTCGACCCCCGCCGACTCTCTCATGGAATTGCTGCTGAAGTAACTAGCCTGGTTAGCCGCGCAGCTAGCTCCGGGAGGAGGACGCTGTCAGGCCCGGCCGGAGCGAAGGGACTCTGCGGGGAATGCTAGCAGGGAGCGCGGCCACAATGGGCACCAGGGCCAGAGTGGCGCGGGCGGATAACGGACCGGAGTTGAACAGCCTGGAGGTGAACGCCGCCGCGGGGCCGGGTAGCGGTGATGCCCTGGAGACCGACAGAGGCCAGTACGAGGAGCGGGACTACACCGCCGAGGTGGTCTACAGCGGCTCCGACCAGGACTCGGAGTccggggaggacgaggaggcgcCGGGCCCGGTGGGGCGGCGGAGAGGCGTGAAGCGGGAGAGGACCGAGAGGATAGTGGGACGCCAGGCGGCGCGCACCCCCGGAGGCCGGAGCGAGGCTTACGGCGATGTCAGCCCCGGTGGTTCGGGGATGAAGCCCGGCAAGAAGACCAGAGGAAGGGTGAAGATTAAGATGGAGTTCATCGACAACAAGCTGCGGCGGTACACGACCTTCAGCAAGAGGAAGACCGGCATCATGAAGAAGGTACCTTCAGTCAGGAACACTGACAGTTATCCCTCAGTCAGTTCAAGCTGACCTGAAACGACTGTAAACTAGCTTAGAGAAGTGGATTTGGAGTCAGGGGTCCCCAGGTTTGAGTCCCCATGCTGTCAGGTCGTCACTGGGGCTCCCTGatcttgacctttgacctgtgttGCTCCCTGGGAGCTGTGGGAGTCCACTGCTCCTAGCACATATGGTTAGGATGGGTTAAATGTAGATAAGTTATAAAGCATAGTATGCttgatattttttcttttgaaacagTTTGAACCGGGTTTGGTCCAACCAAAACAAAGTTCCACAATTCTTCTTAAAGTTGAAATTTAAGCCCTGTTTTCCTGACAGCGCTGGTTGGAGCCAAGAGTAGATGGATAATACAAGCAGGGCGGCCTCTTGAGTGTCATGACCCCCAGTTCTTGTTCTCTCAAGccaacttcatcatctgtcctGTGAATGGCACTATTGTTGATGTTTATAgtgttagaaaaacaaacatttctagCCTTTCTCCCATTTCCATTTAAAGGGACGTCatattcaaaatgttgccgtgtaaacacaaaacttttctgaaacgaaaacacaaaactgatgCCTTTTCACTTTAAACGTTGACATATAAATGGAGCTTCAGAGGCTTGTTTAGTAACTCTGAGTAGGAAAAAGTGAATAATAATAACTGTGAGTGTTGAGAAAAGGCTACAGAAGCACAGTCCATGTGTGTCGTACCGAGTCCAGTGACCTTGTGGCAGTGGCTCTCCTCTGCAGGCCTACGAGCTCTCCACGCTGACGGGGACTCAGGTGCTGCTGCTCGTCGCCAGTGAGACGGGTCACGTCTACACATTCGCCACCAGGAAGCTGCAGCCAATGATCACCTCGGAGACTGGGAAGGCGCTCATCCAGACCTGTCTCAACTCACCCGACTCGCCGCCGCGCTCCGACCCCTCGTCTGACCAGAGGATGAGCGCCACGGGCTTCGAGGAGACCGACCTCACCTACCAGGTGTCGGAGGGTGACGGCACTGTGGAAGGTGCCAAGGTAACGCAGAGCATTAAAGGACTTTTGAGTGAAGTGAATGTGTTTGTTGAATACGAGCTCACTTTCTCTCCTGCAGGATGGAATGAAGCCGACCTTCAGCCTGCCCGGCTCTGCCCagccctcctcttccccctcctcctcctcctcctcagtgtctATGCAGGTACAGAGCAGCGCCCCCTCCTGGCAgcccccctgctcctcctcctcctcctcctcctcctcctcctgcaccaaTGGGACAGTTTTGAAGACGTCGGCGGGCGTCGTGCTTCCTGGAGGCTTCACCTTGATGACAGGTAAGTGGGCGGGACTTCGTGTTAACTGTGTGGCTGTTGATTGGTGGAAAACTCTGACCTGCTTGAGTTTTTGTTACCACCTGTCAGCAGGCGCCCCGCTGCCCCCCGGCACACACACCATCCCCCTCAGCCAGCTGCAGGGCCAACCTCTGGCCATCCAGGGCCCCGTGGCCCCGGGCCCCGCCAACATTTTGCACACTTCAACCGCACAGCCCACCACGCTGCTCCGCCTTCCCACCACCGTGTCGTTACCGGGCCAGTCCGTCTCTCAGCAGCTACAGACCATCCAGGTCCaagccagcagccagcagacgTCCAGCCCTGACATCAACCCCCCCACTTCCTCTGCAGGTAGACTGTGGCCCAGATTTCTGCTGTCAGGATTacgttgtggttttttttctatttttgaagGCACAGgaagcctctctctctctctttctctctctctgcagccggacttcctgtctccatcgtgtcctcctcttcctcctcctcttcctccgcctcaGGGGCGAGTCACATGGTGTACCCCGGTGCTCATACTGTGATGTACGCCACGCGGACCCCCTCGCTGGGCGACGGCAGCCTCACGGTCCTGAACACCTTCCCTCCGACAGGCCACACCCAGACACACGACCCCAGTACGACCCTGCTCTTGCACATACACACCGTGacaatgtttgttttgctctttAGTCCAGGCAGGAGGCAAATGAAAGCAGATTAAATCTCCTTGTAGTTACTTTAGAAACTAAAACGAGGCATTCTGAGCTGCAGTTCCTGATTCAGCCTCGGTGGTTAGAGGTTCTCGGAGCTGCAGGGAGAACCCAATCAGAGAACATCTGCAGAGCAGTTGAAGTTAACGGAGTGTTCCTGATAGTATTCCCtgcaggaagcatgtataatgtgaaaagTATGGGTCCGaacacagaaccctgtggaactccatctTTAATTTTAGTCTGAACTGAAGAGTCATTAGAATGAATGAAGTGGGATCTGTATaatatgattgaaaccagtttagtTTTTTGACCTTTAAACCTGATAATCTGTTCCAGTCCCTATAATTCCTTGTGCTGTATTGATCAGAACATTCTAACAAGCAAGTTTAATGCAATACCTACTACAAACTAATGGTAACAATAACTGTCAGGTTGATAACAGGTTATGACTAGTGGTAATATTACCAGTTGCTGTCATGTTATCTAATTAGCTAGTTTTCAGACCCATGATTAGTCCGGGTTTAGTTGACATTAATCGCTTGTCAGTTTTTACCAATATTAGGTCTTCAACTGTTGGTAATAGTGACTAGTTGTCCATATTGGTAGTGGTGGTAACATTTTTGTTGACATTATGTTTTCCAGCTGCCGTCTCGCAGGTTTTCCTCACATCGCTTCCTCAAGTCGCCGGTCAGATCCCCGTTTCTGCAGTCCAGCTTCACCCAGTGAGTTCTGCTACTGGATAGGTGTTCATAGAAAACCGTTCAGAGAAAGAGGCGGCGTTATTTATTGTTTCCTGCTTTTTGCCTCCGTTGTCTAGATGGTGATCAGcgggcagagcagcagcagcagcagcaacctgaCGGAGCTCCAGGTCGTCAGTCTGGACGTCCACCAATCAAAGCACGACTGATCGTCCCAACGCTTCCTGTTTACATTGTTTTCGGTGGTGACAGTgaaggaaacacaaacatgtcgAATGGAAGGAGGTCCTGTCGCTGGTCGGATGATCCTCGAGGCTCGGAGCCGCTGTGAAGTCGTTGTCACGGCAACACAAATTGAAAACATGAAGGTTTGGACtgatgcgttcagggaccccgtcggacacacagctggatgaaACTGTGCCGGTCGATGTGAAAGCGTGGAGCCTTTTTCTGCAATCAGATATTTTTGATattcagaaataaatgtttttctttcttttctttttttaaataaaacttgtTTTCTACGGCTTTGAGATTAAAGTTTATATGTAAATGAATGTTTCTTCTTCATGTCATGTAACTTTAACTCACTACAGGAAAAACAatctcatgaaaaaaataaatgaagtcgTCTTTCATCTTTTTACTTTGGGGAGTCTCTGCTGTCATGTCTGCTGTAGCAAACAGTGGAGACACTGAAGGACATCACAATCCTACACTTGATGCATCAATCTGGTTCACTCCCGATTATTCTGGAGTCACCATAGCAACTGCCTTCTTCCATCTGCTTGATTTTCACACATTCGATGGCGCTGAAAAGTTTGttcaaaaac
The nucleotide sequence above comes from Salarias fasciatus chromosome 6, fSalaFa1.1, whole genome shotgun sequence. Encoded proteins:
- the LOC115390384 gene encoding opsin-5-like; translation: MSGTGTAPGSALWRNHSFILGGGRDPPLSDQGETIIGVYLLLLGWMSWFGNSIVLFILYRQRASLQPTDYLTFNLAISDASISVFGYSRGIIEIFNVFQDSGYLISSIWTCEVDGFFTLVFGLSSINTLTVISITRFIKGCHPSQARHISKSSVLVCLLLIWIAAGFWSGAPLFGWGSYTDRGYGTCEIDWAKANYSSVYRSYIISIFVFCFFVPVLIMLFCYVSIINTVKRGNALSAEGDLTDRQRKIERDVTIVSIVICTAFILAWSPYAVVSMWSACGFHVPNLTSIFTRLFAKSASFYNPLIYFGLSSKFRKDVAVLLPCTRDAKETVKLKRFKPKADGRQARLKVPLNFSEKKYSPEYQPYPAPPSEMAICSPVSTPHPNVNEVFYIDEPPRFETGSEFECERL
- the LOC115390154 gene encoding serum response factor-like isoform X2 — encoded protein: MLAGSAATMGTRARVARADNGPELNSLEVNAAAGPGSGDALETDRGQYEERDYTAEVVYSGSDQDSESGEDEEAPGPVGRRRGVKRERTERIVGRQAARTPGGRSEAYGDVSPGGSGMKPGKKTRGRVKIKMEFIDNKLRRYTTFSKRKTGIMKKAYELSTLTGTQVLLLVASETGHVYTFATRKLQPMITSETGKALIQTCLNSPDSPPRSDPSSDQRMSATGFEETDLTYQVSEGDGTVEGAKDGMKPTFSLPGSAQPSSSPSSSSSSVSMQVQSSAPSWQPPCSSSSSSSSSSCTNGTVLKTSAGVVLPGGFTLMTGAPLPPGTHTIPLSQLQGQPLAIQGPVAPGPANILHTSTAQPTTLLRLPTTVSLPGQSVSQQLQTIQVQASSQQTSSPDINPPTSSAAGLPVSIVSSSSSSSSSASGASHMVYPGAHTVMYATRTPSLGDGSLTVLNTFPPTGHTQTHDPTAVSQVFLTSLPQVAGQIPVSAVQLHPMVISGQSSSSSSNLTELQVVSLDVHQSKHD
- the LOC115390154 gene encoding serum response factor-like isoform X1, whose protein sequence is MLAGSAATMGTRARVARADNGPELNSLEVNAAAGPGSGDALETDRGQYEERDYTAEVVYSGSDQDSESGEDEEAPGPVGRRRGVKRERTERIVGRQAARTPGGRSEAYGDVSPGGSGMKPGKKTRGRVKIKMEFIDNKLRRYTTFSKRKTGIMKKAYELSTLTGTQVLLLVASETGHVYTFATRKLQPMITSETGKALIQTCLNSPDSPPRSDPSSDQRMSATGFEETDLTYQVSEGDGTVEGAKDGMKPTFSLPGSAQPSSSPSSSSSSVSMQVQSSAPSWQPPCSSSSSSSSSSCTNGTVLKTSAGVVLPGGFTLMTAGAPLPPGTHTIPLSQLQGQPLAIQGPVAPGPANILHTSTAQPTTLLRLPTTVSLPGQSVSQQLQTIQVQASSQQTSSPDINPPTSSAAGLPVSIVSSSSSSSSSASGASHMVYPGAHTVMYATRTPSLGDGSLTVLNTFPPTGHTQTHDPTAVSQVFLTSLPQVAGQIPVSAVQLHPMVISGQSSSSSSNLTELQVVSLDVHQSKHD